A region of the bacterium genome:
CAAGATCTGCATCAGAGAATAAGATATACTCGCCATTTGCCTCTTCTATGCCTCTTCTTACAGAATACCCCTTTCCAGTATTCTTTAAGTTTCTAATTGTCTTTATAAAACTATATTTAGTGCTATAATTAATTAACAAATTCTCTGTATTATCAGTGCTTCCGTCATCTACTATTATTATTTCATAGGCATAATCTTGTTTGGTTAAATATTCAATGAACTCATCAAGTGTGTTTGATATTCGTATCTCTTCATTATAAGCAGGGATGATAAGTGATAAAAGCACCGCTTTATTCCTTTTCATGTCACAACAGTATACTTAAAACAGCGTTTAATTACAATTTGGAAATCTTGTAAAACCTGCAAGCATTAGCTATAATCAGGAAAACACAGGTCATAAAGAATGAAAATTGGCGTAGGGTTTCTACCCACTGAAAACAAAAACAGCATTCCACTTTTAAGTCAAAATAGGCAATTCCAGTACTTTTCAAATCCAACCTACATCTATCCTTTAATCCCAGCATCAGCAGTTACTTTGCTAAACAAGAACAAATACAATGTGGCTTTTCTTGATTGTATTGTTGAACATGTTTCCAGACAAGGATTTTCTGACTTTATAAAAAAAGAGGAAGTCTCTCTCTTTGCATTTGAGACAAAAACTCCTGTTATTAAAGAACATTGGGCATTCTGCAACTGGCTTAAACAAACGCATCCTGATCTGATTCTGGTAGTTATGGGAGACCATGTTACTGCTCTGCCTGAAGAGACCCTTGAAAACTCAGATATAGATTATGTTATTACAGGTGGCGATTATGACTTTCAACTGCTTGCATTATGTAATTACTTAACTGGCAAAGGAGATTTACCAAATGGTATATGGCATAAAAAAAACAATAAGATTACTAATTCTGGTCCATTCCAGCTAGAACATAATCTGGACGAATTACCTATAATTGATAGAGAGCTGACAAAATCTCATCTCTACAATATCGAATACAATATTAGACAGAGGCCTTTTCTTTACACAATGGCAGGAAGAGATTGCCCATATCATAAATGCAAGTTTTGTTCATGGACAACACTTTTCCCAAAATTCAGAGTGAGAAGTGTAAATAATTTTATAAGCGAGATTGAATCCTTGGTTAGCAGATATAGAGTAAAAGCCATCTTTGATGATACGGGAACCTTTCCCCGAGGAGACTGGCTTGAGAATTTTTGCAATGCAATGATAAAAACACGTCTTAATACGAAAATATCCTTTTCCTGCAATTTCCGTCTTGATTGGATATCTAAGGACAATGCGAACCTTATGAAAAAAGCAGGCTTTGATCTTTTAAAGGTAGGCTTAGAATCAGCAAATCAGGAAACTCTCGATAAATTAAACAAAGGCACAAAAGTTCAACAAATTATAGACGGATGCAAAGCTGCTAAGTCAGCAGGTTTGAATATACACCTCACTATTATGGTGGGATTCCCATGGGAGAGGGAACAGGACGCTCTGAACA
Encoded here:
- a CDS encoding B12-binding domain-containing radical SAM protein, which codes for MKIGVGFLPTENKNSIPLLSQNRQFQYFSNPTYIYPLIPASAVTLLNKNKYNVAFLDCIVEHVSRQGFSDFIKKEEVSLFAFETKTPVIKEHWAFCNWLKQTHPDLILVVMGDHVTALPEETLENSDIDYVITGGDYDFQLLALCNYLTGKGDLPNGIWHKKNNKITNSGPFQLEHNLDELPIIDRELTKSHLYNIEYNIRQRPFLYTMAGRDCPYHKCKFCSWTTLFPKFRVRSVNNFISEIESLVSRYRVKAIFDDTGTFPRGDWLENFCNAMIKTRLNTKISFSCNFRLDWISKDNANLMKKAGFDLLKVGLESANQETLDKLNKGTKVQQIIDGCKAAKSAGLNIHLTIMVGFPWEREQDALNTLTLAQELMCTAQADILQSTLIVPYPGTPLYNECIKNDWFLIDPKDYEKFDMSEPILRTKDMNPQQIKNICQSIYKIYTNPRYICKRLGSIRSLNDLLYNLRGLKAVLGHLQDFRK